A window of the Schistocerca nitens isolate TAMUIC-IGC-003100 chromosome 5, iqSchNite1.1, whole genome shotgun sequence genome harbors these coding sequences:
- the LOC126260235 gene encoding probable peroxisomal membrane protein PEX13 yields the protein MKPKTICMLVVLVVIAVTGYGQQSGRRQARSLSQASSQASSYGSGGVGGYGPLGYGLGALGGSPYPYPGGFGGYLPSYGGNPYLSWGPYGYGQPFFR from the exons ATGAAGCCTAAGACCATTTGTATGCTGGTTGTTTTGGTAGTGATAGCCGTTACTGGATATGGACAACAAA GTGGCCGGCGGCAGGCGAGGTCCCTGTCGCAGGCGAGCAGCCAGGCTTCATCCTACGGCTCTGGCGGCGTGGGGGGCTACGGCCCCTTAGGCTATGGTCTGGGAGCCCTGGGGGGATCCCCCTACCCATACCCTGGGGGATTTGGTGGCTACCTTCCGTCATACGGCGGAAATCCGTATCTATCCTGGGGTCCTTATGGTTACGGTCAACCATTCTTTCGGTAG